TCAATGCCAGGGCGCTTCCGTTTCGCCAGGAGGCAACTCCGAGGAGCGCTTCGTCGCCGCGCGTGACGTCCACGCGCTGCCAGCGATCGCGCACCCAGCGATAGGTCAGGTTCCAGGTCTCCGGCCTTCCGGGCGCGCCGCCGCGAGACCACGCGGACAGCCAGGCCGCGTCGGGCCAGCGCCCCATCAAGGAGTAGCCCTCGCCGACGGCATGGGAGACCCCCGCGATGCGACCACCAAAGCCGGCCAGGAGCCCCACGTCTTGATGCAGGCCCTTGTCGTCGGCGGAGTACAGAATGCGGCTCGCGATGACGAAGGTGCGGGACCCGAGGTCGAACAGCCGGGCCTGCGCGGTCGTTTCGGCGACCTTGGAGAATGCGGGGAGGGGGCGCGGCGGAGTGGACGCGGGCGCGGAGGCGCGGGGGGCGGGCGCGCTCTCGGTGTGCCGCTCGCAGCCGACGGCGAGCAGCATGCACGCCACGGCCATGCGCCGAAGGCCAGTCACGTCGGGCTGAGTGGGCCTCCCGGGCGCTCGCGTCAACCCCGTCGACGCGGCGAAAACGCTGCTATGGTGTCGCCCATGTTCGCCCGAGGACTGCTCGCCGTGGGGCTGCTCGCCGCGCTGTCGCTTTCGGCGTGCGACAAGGAGGAGCCCGACGACGCCGCCCAGGCCGCTCCGAGCGCCACGCAGCGCTACGGGCACGCGCCGCTGCCCACGCCGCCGCCAGCGCCGCGCAAGTGGGTCCACGTGGATTCCAAGACGGACGGCGGCGCCGACGCGGGCTCGAGCCGCGCGCGGCTGATGGAGACGAAAGACAGGCTCAAGGCGCTGGTCGCTTCCGGCAAGGGCAGCGATCGCGACAAGGCCATGCTCCGCATTTTGTGCAACAGCTTGGGGGACGAGAGCTGCTCGAGCAAACAGGACTCACACTCCGAGGCCATGCCCGGCGTGAAGCCCGACTCGAAGCAGAAGTGAGGTTCAGTTGAAGGGGAACATCGTGCGCGCGGCCTGTAGCACGGCAATGCGTGGGATCTCGCCCTCTTCGTCCACCGGGTAGTTGTTGCTGCGGATGCCGACGGAGCGGATGGCCGTCACGTCGGCTTCGCCGCGGACGCGATATTTGATGGTGGGGCTGGCAGCGGTCTCCGCGAGCAGCGGACCGACGAGACCCCAGGGAATGATCACCGGCGCGGACACGATGGTGGTGCCGTCCGCCGGCAGCCACTGGTTCGGGCTGTAGCTCATGGCTGGCAGCGTCCAGCGCCCGGCCATGGTCGTCTGCACCCGCACGTTGCGCACCTGCACGTCGAAGCTGTTGTCGTTGTTGACGCGCAGGAACACCTGCATGCCGATGCCTGCGGGGCCCGCGGAGCGAATTTCGGCGTGATGCAGCTCCATGGTGGGCTTGT
This portion of the Polyangiaceae bacterium genome encodes:
- a CDS encoding LEA type 2 family protein, which encodes MDRRSFLLGSGLVVVTGCVHKPTMELHHAEIRSAGPAGIGMQVFLRVNNDNSFDVQVRNVRVQTTMAGRWTLPAMSYSPNQWLPADGTTIVSAPVIIPWGLVGPLLAETAASPTIKYRVRGEADVTAIRSVGIRSNNYPVDEEGEIPRIAVLQAARTMFPFN